Proteins from one Chroococcidiopsis sp. CCMEE 29 genomic window:
- a CDS encoding Uma2 family endonuclease: MAVQILRKKFTVSQYHQMIEAGILSDRDHVELIKGEIIEMSPVGRRHAACVDRLTELFVLRLTAKAIVRTQNPIRLSDDSEPQPDLALLRRRDDFYEMGHPKPEDIFLVIEVSDTTAEFDREIKIPTYAEEGITEAWLINLNAQLVEVFQQPTSDGYQRVQQFQYGQTLAVSAFPDIQFNVAQLLS; encoded by the coding sequence ATGGCAGTCCAAATCCTACGGAAAAAATTTACGGTGAGTCAGTATCACCAGATGATTGAAGCGGGAATTTTGAGCGATCGCGATCACGTAGAACTCATCAAAGGAGAAATTATTGAGATGTCCCCTGTTGGTAGGCGGCACGCTGCCTGTGTTGACCGTCTTACCGAACTGTTTGTTTTGCGTTTGACAGCTAAAGCGATCGTCCGTACTCAAAACCCGATTCGATTGAGCGATGATTCTGAACCTCAGCCTGATTTGGCTCTTTTAAGGCGGCGAGATGACTTTTATGAAATGGGGCATCCTAAACCAGAAGACATTTTTTTAGTGATTGAGGTATCGGACACAACAGCAGAATTTGATCGAGAGATCAAGATCCCAACCTACGCTGAAGAAGGAATTACCGAAGCTTGGTTAATAAATCTCAACGCCCAATTGGTCGAGGTTTTTCAACAACCTACCTCAGACGGCTATCAGCGTGTACAGCAGTTTCAGTATGGACAAACTTTAGCTGTCTCAGCGTTTCCAGATATTCAATTCAATGTTGCTCAATTACTGAGCTAA
- a CDS encoding DUF86 domain-containing protein: MTLNLDSIRLRLALILDYLSEIKPLASMSLEEFLSNRYMQRAAERLLEITVQAAIDINNHLLKEQFRIVIPSNAIGFQELSRCGVISEELASQLADSGRLRNRLAHRYYEINYEIVFTVLSEVLEHYPQYAQQVENFIGSLEASYDTEP, translated from the coding sequence ATGACACTTAATTTGGATTCGATACGTCTTAGATTGGCGTTGATTCTTGACTATTTAAGCGAAATTAAACCTCTAGCATCAATGAGCCTTGAGGAATTTCTCAGCAATCGATATATGCAACGAGCCGCAGAGAGGCTGTTAGAAATTACAGTTCAAGCTGCGATCGATATCAATAATCATTTACTGAAAGAACAGTTCAGAATCGTGATTCCATCAAATGCAATTGGATTCCAGGAGTTGAGCCGTTGTGGAGTCATTTCAGAAGAACTTGCAAGCCAACTCGCTGATTCTGGTAGGCTCCGAAATCGATTAGCACACCGATATTACGAAATCAATTACGAAATTGTGTTTACCGTGCTCAGTGAAGTTTTAGAGCATTATCCCCAATATGCACAACAGGTAGAGAATTTTATTGGCTCGTTAGAGGCAAGTTATGATACAGAACCATGA
- the cas4 gene encoding CRISPR-associated protein Cas4 encodes MTEIDYIPIAALNHYAYCPHRCWRMFCTGGFTDNQYTIEGTSLHDRVHTLGEGHRQDTRQIRAVWLKSERYRLIGKSDLIEQNDGCWYPVEYKRGHRGEFDNDQLQVCAQALCLEEMTGQPVNLGYLYYAHSHQRQPVEISADLRQAAIATITAIVNMFQSKAMPPAIYSQRCKGCSLYSQCLPKAADKVKRYQEAM; translated from the coding sequence ATGACTGAGATTGACTACATTCCGATTGCGGCATTAAACCACTACGCCTACTGCCCCCATCGCTGCTGGCGTATGTTCTGTACTGGCGGATTCACCGATAACCAATACACCATAGAAGGCACTAGCTTACACGATCGCGTTCATACCCTGGGTGAAGGGCATCGGCAAGACACTCGGCAAATCCGTGCAGTTTGGCTGAAATCGGAGCGCTATCGGCTGATTGGCAAGTCTGACCTCATCGAACAAAACGATGGTTGTTGGTATCCCGTGGAGTACAAGCGCGGACACCGGGGAGAGTTTGACAACGATCAGTTGCAGGTCTGTGCCCAAGCACTCTGTCTCGAAGAAATGACTGGACAACCTGTGAACCTTGGTTATCTTTACTATGCCCATTCTCACCAGCGACAACCTGTGGAGATTTCAGCGGACCTACGGCAAGCCGCGATCGCAACGATCACAGCAATTGTCAATATGTTCCAGAGCAAAGCAATGCCCCCCGCCATCTACTCCCAACGTTGCAAGGGATGCAGCCTGTATTCGCAATGTTTACCAAAAGCAGCAGACAAGGTGAAACGGTATCAAGAAGCCATGTAG
- a CDS encoding DUF433 domain-containing protein, which produces MNEHQFLERITVNPKIFGGKPIIRGRRLAVEHILGMLAAGDTIETLLEAYSWLEKEDVQACLIYAHRLIWTGDWSNNFRFWILDSTNPPQSKI; this is translated from the coding sequence ATGAACGAACACCAATTTTTGGAACGCATCACAGTTAATCCCAAAATTTTTGGAGGTAAACCGATTATTAGAGGTCGCCGTCTTGCTGTGGAGCATATTTTAGGAATGCTGGCAGCAGGCGACACAATCGAAACGTTGCTAGAAGCTTATTCCTGGCTAGAAAAAGAGGATGTACAAGCTTGTTTGATCTATGCTCACCGCCTTATCTGGACTGGCGACTGGTCAAATAATTTTAGATTTTGGATTTTGGATTCAACAAATCCCCCCCAATCTAAAATCTAA
- the cas10d gene encoding type I-D CRISPR-associated protein Cas10d/Csc3: protein MIQNHDDFDWLEGDLGFDGDSSDRSIEPAQRDLLTLKLLREVIQAQNLDDLVMQDFAEYVLPNLLKVAIGVTAKGGKFFDELDQQREAEGKDRVRRDHAADQSLNTHLLNGLFPTNLIARRLEKLDTTVKRLVRERERRLLIAGFILHDFEKFKYDRFIRIPQKYKDIQNEDDSKIRKLSLAEHRELVYAICIELGIDYLVSPEHPEAYLEYLDDLLCVAYNAQRRWDKNWNFSTFGLDNLKLKDRVLGCLADLSCLADLLSSIIKHPQDAENRTLFERIHSLSDGQLKFTYHSIAENRGVLTNVVNNALMEAHTSLNTPEHTYYEPLLYLPTGVIYLADRNAPPVEPQGLSNRVVASIKRLCAEQLQSRKVGFSRGNVGMKYADYYNLFFDIKELMLFAVDAVPSKIKTSKAADKTTNLIQFQRRKALAENIDINFPEDVRVDHIAELGALITGKFWKEYLDKVKSILKEKKELPPVPSINLIEIAVNFLSLSDHMPSITALQQLKDTGGVAYEWYYIASQYLRCNPGQEDVREICQSLVNHWLETIEPIINQYELRDEWRDLKDWCNRVIMLPNDTQKLSPAKQAEIFLKELSLYNVAKKPGRGQRNICSVSHSAYTVSEQMESAVLFTPQVYTNKQKLRGSNAKRSISSIAAIELMLRQILMNQTQAVGKKFEDGKYRYLYFYPTYYFTPETNKFLQKAYSGIAQTRFDTSIRNHFVTKDMQAHLERDRYQMVDAFLIDEDLQRKKQLPENDPQFKRDRTFKLSYPDDQPLTFYFMALPPGKDPTDTKSWVMPAWLAFAFPMILDVKTVVSESPIPPFNDGAEFEESVFLDSAPQAFRVLTGRDRFRLDYILEGWDTPDGIKQPAPLNVLTAAYAIHLDVNAKQGKGGYDANWGRLTELAKDFETSPLHVFSYLNRWVRNQGAETARIEKIRLYTYHFYPCFDPYTKFDSNSEVLLIVGEKSPLNHPQKLTELYRRFYRAGKKYNPKSNAVLKPIDIAAETILKAESTVFQGETLVAAVAAEVFKLMDRVHASTAEGRWVMSKREEERQAVLDFARYFVKDVFEVAFAGDRARLAGRQLNLIRDTCEFLYRFEDDKENQAKGEKPIEEDN from the coding sequence ATGATACAGAACCATGATGATTTTGATTGGTTAGAGGGTGATTTGGGGTTTGATGGTGATAGTTCTGATCGCTCCATTGAACCTGCTCAACGAGACCTTTTAACACTCAAATTGCTAAGAGAAGTGATTCAAGCGCAGAACTTAGATGATCTTGTGATGCAAGACTTTGCGGAGTATGTGTTGCCAAATCTGTTGAAAGTGGCGATCGGTGTAACCGCTAAAGGTGGCAAATTTTTTGATGAGCTGGACCAACAGCGGGAAGCAGAGGGAAAAGATAGAGTTCGACGGGATCATGCAGCTGACCAGTCACTTAATACTCATCTGCTCAACGGGTTGTTTCCAACCAACTTGATTGCAAGACGATTGGAAAAGCTTGATACAACAGTAAAGCGATTAGTTCGTGAGCGAGAACGACGATTACTGATCGCAGGTTTTATCCTTCATGATTTTGAGAAATTTAAGTATGACCGTTTCATTCGTATACCTCAGAAGTACAAAGATATACAAAATGAGGATGATAGCAAAATTCGGAAGCTTTCTTTAGCAGAGCATAGAGAGTTGGTATATGCGATTTGCATAGAGCTAGGAATTGATTACCTAGTCAGTCCCGAACATCCAGAAGCTTACTTAGAATACCTTGATGATCTACTGTGTGTTGCTTATAATGCTCAACGCCGATGGGACAAAAATTGGAATTTCTCAACGTTTGGACTTGACAACCTTAAATTAAAAGATCGGGTTTTAGGTTGTCTTGCTGATTTAAGTTGTCTTGCTGATCTCCTGTCTTCAATCATTAAACATCCACAGGATGCTGAAAATCGAACTCTTTTTGAACGCATTCATAGCCTCAGCGATGGGCAACTCAAATTCACATACCACAGCATTGCTGAAAACCGGGGTGTGCTTACCAATGTCGTTAATAACGCTTTGATGGAGGCACATACTAGCCTGAATACCCCAGAGCATACTTATTATGAGCCATTGTTGTATTTGCCAACGGGCGTTATATATTTAGCCGATCGCAACGCTCCACCTGTTGAGCCACAAGGATTGTCCAATCGTGTTGTCGCCAGCATAAAAAGATTGTGTGCAGAGCAACTACAGTCTCGAAAAGTTGGATTTAGTCGCGGAAATGTTGGCATGAAATACGCTGACTACTACAACCTTTTCTTTGACATTAAGGAATTAATGCTGTTTGCAGTTGATGCAGTACCAAGCAAAATCAAGACGAGCAAAGCAGCAGATAAGACTACAAACCTAATTCAATTTCAACGGAGAAAAGCTTTAGCTGAAAATATTGATATCAATTTTCCAGAAGATGTACGTGTCGATCACATCGCCGAATTAGGAGCTTTAATTACAGGAAAGTTTTGGAAAGAGTATCTTGATAAAGTCAAATCTATACTCAAGGAGAAAAAGGAATTACCACCAGTACCTTCTATCAACCTTATAGAAATAGCAGTTAACTTTCTTAGTTTGTCTGATCATATGCCTTCAATTACTGCGCTACAGCAGCTTAAAGACACTGGGGGCGTTGCTTATGAATGGTATTACATCGCATCTCAATATCTAAGATGTAATCCGGGACAAGAAGATGTACGCGAGATTTGCCAAAGCCTTGTTAATCATTGGTTAGAAACCATCGAACCTATTATCAATCAATACGAGTTGCGGGATGAATGGAGGGATTTGAAGGATTGGTGTAATCGTGTGATTATGCTTCCTAACGATACTCAAAAATTATCTCCTGCTAAACAGGCTGAGATTTTTCTAAAAGAGCTTTCCCTTTACAATGTAGCCAAGAAACCTGGGCGAGGACAGAGGAATATCTGCTCAGTGTCACATTCTGCCTATACGGTCAGTGAACAGATGGAATCTGCTGTTCTGTTCACGCCTCAAGTATATACAAACAAACAAAAGCTTCGAGGTTCCAATGCAAAACGTAGCATCTCTAGCATCGCAGCTATTGAGTTGATGTTGCGGCAAATTTTGATGAACCAGACACAAGCTGTAGGAAAAAAATTTGAAGATGGTAAGTACCGTTATCTCTACTTCTACCCAACCTATTATTTCACTCCAGAAACCAACAAGTTTTTGCAGAAGGCATACAGCGGCATCGCCCAAACTCGCTTTGATACCAGCATTCGTAACCACTTTGTTACAAAAGACATGCAGGCACATCTAGAGCGCGATCGCTACCAAATGGTTGATGCATTTTTGATTGATGAAGACCTGCAGCGCAAGAAACAACTCCCTGAGAATGACCCACAGTTTAAGCGCGATCGCACTTTCAAGCTTTCCTATCCTGACGATCAGCCATTGACGTTTTATTTCATGGCATTACCACCGGGAAAAGATCCAACTGATACCAAGTCGTGGGTGATGCCAGCTTGGTTAGCATTTGCGTTCCCGATGATTCTAGATGTCAAAACAGTGGTGTCAGAATCCCCTATCCCACCCTTTAATGATGGCGCTGAGTTTGAGGAGAGCGTTTTTCTGGATAGTGCGCCCCAGGCATTTCGAGTATTAACGGGGCGCGATCGTTTCCGCCTTGACTACATCTTAGAGGGCTGGGATACCCCTGATGGCATTAAACAACCTGCACCTTTAAATGTGCTAACGGCTGCCTATGCCATTCATCTAGATGTCAACGCCAAACAAGGCAAAGGAGGCTATGACGCAAACTGGGGCAGATTGACCGAACTTGCCAAAGATTTTGAAACCAGCCCTCTTCATGTTTTCAGTTACTTAAACCGTTGGGTGCGAAACCAGGGAGCTGAAACGGCTCGAATTGAAAAGATTCGGCTTTATACCTATCACTTCTATCCATGTTTTGATCCATATACCAAATTTGATTCCAATTCGGAGGTACTACTTATTGTGGGAGAGAAATCGCCTTTGAACCATCCCCAAAAGCTGACAGAACTCTATCGTCGCTTCTACCGAGCAGGCAAGAAATACAACCCAAAGTCTAATGCAGTGTTAAAGCCAATTGATATTGCAGCTGAAACCATCTTAAAAGCAGAGTCAACTGTTTTTCAGGGTGAAACGTTAGTGGCTGCTGTTGCGGCTGAAGTATTCAAACTAATGGATCGGGTTCATGCTTCCACTGCTGAAGGGCGGTGGGTGATGAGTAAGCGCGAGGAGGAGCGGCAAGCAGTTCTAGATTTTGCTCGGTATTTTGTGAAGGATGTCTTTGAAGTTGCATTTGCAGGCGATCGCGCCCGTCTTGCAGGTCGCCAATTGAATCTGATCCGAGATACTTGTGAATTTCTATATCGCTTTGAAGACGATAAGGAAAATCAGGCAAAGGGCGAAAAGCCTATTGAAGAAGATAACTAA
- a CDS encoding nucleotidyltransferase domain-containing protein has protein sequence MPPQSLTDLQSAIPQILEQVPYLKLLVLFGSRARGDNFPSSDWDFALLFDEDLRKQYEPGGGWNCYRSWVVLQQILGLGDDEMDWVDLKDASELLAHAIARDGVVIYESEPGLFQKFRQEHLKSDTEMKQIRRELRDLVRDKLKAWGL, from the coding sequence ATGCCTCCTCAATCTCTGACCGATCTCCAATCAGCAATTCCCCAAATACTGGAACAGGTTCCTTACCTGAAATTGCTAGTTCTCTTTGGCTCTAGGGCTAGAGGCGATAATTTCCCTTCCAGCGATTGGGACTTTGCATTGCTGTTTGATGAAGACCTCCGCAAACAGTATGAACCGGGAGGTGGTTGGAACTGCTATCGATCTTGGGTTGTTTTACAGCAAATTCTTGGTTTAGGCGATGACGAGATGGATTGGGTTGATCTGAAAGATGCTTCAGAACTGCTTGCCCATGCGATCGCCCGTGATGGAGTGGTGATTTATGAGAGTGAGCCTGGACTTTTCCAAAAATTTAGGCAAGAACATCTTAAAAGTGATACGGAGATGAAACAAATTCGCAGGGAGCTACGCGATCTCGTTAGAGATAAGCTCAAGGCGTGGGGATTATGA
- the cas2 gene encoding CRISPR-associated endonuclease Cas2, with amino-acid sequence MYVVISYDISEDKRRTKIHNTLKSYGQWMQYSVFECDLTPTQYAKLRSRLSKLINPEQDNIRFYFLCSCCKGKVERIGGESVRDETIFFA; translated from the coding sequence ATGTACGTTGTCATTTCCTACGACATTTCTGAGGACAAACGTCGTACAAAAATCCACAACACCTTAAAATCATATGGTCAGTGGATGCAGTACAGCGTATTTGAGTGTGACCTGACGCCAACGCAATATGCCAAATTGCGATCGCGCTTGAGTAAACTGATCAACCCAGAGCAGGACAATATTCGGTTCTACTTTCTGTGTAGCTGCTGTAAGGGTAAGGTGGAGCGAATCGGTGGAGAAAGCGTCCGAGATGAAACAATTTTCTTCGCGTGA
- the cas5d gene encoding type I-D CRISPR-associated protein Cas5/Csc1 — protein MTIIYRCTLELHDLMYFATREIGRLYETEPILHNYGLCYALGLVDSDRHSTTVSEEHSYRYFCPEQVPKYEEHLTPLNQQGIYVTPARAVHHATVLNTWKYANNNYHVEMEKTQKNIPSFGRAKEVAPESQFECFIISEKSLVLPKWIRLGKWASKAEVLVEELGKSKLHQEAEFTYPYPLNPLDVMFTNQVLSYDTMNMPPVSLIRNVRMRGEFYTCADVKDLKLPARMQYRFAG, from the coding sequence ATGACCATCATCTATCGCTGTACATTGGAGTTGCATGACTTGATGTACTTTGCCACTCGTGAGATTGGGCGGCTGTACGAGACAGAGCCAATTTTGCACAACTACGGATTGTGTTATGCACTGGGTCTGGTGGATAGCGATCGCCACTCCACCACTGTTTCTGAAGAACACTCATACCGTTACTTTTGTCCTGAGCAAGTTCCTAAATATGAAGAACACCTGACACCGCTTAATCAACAGGGAATTTACGTCACTCCAGCCCGAGCCGTTCATCATGCAACGGTTCTCAACACCTGGAAGTATGCCAATAACAACTATCACGTTGAGATGGAAAAGACCCAGAAGAACATTCCTAGCTTTGGTAGAGCCAAAGAAGTTGCCCCAGAAAGTCAGTTTGAGTGTTTCATTATTTCTGAAAAATCATTGGTTCTGCCAAAGTGGATTCGACTGGGGAAGTGGGCAAGTAAAGCTGAAGTTCTTGTTGAAGAGTTAGGAAAAAGCAAACTTCATCAAGAGGCTGAGTTTACTTATCCTTATCCACTCAATCCACTGGATGTAATGTTTACTAATCAGGTTCTCAGCTATGACACGATGAATATGCCTCCTGTGAGCCTGATTCGTAACGTGCGAATGCGAGGTGAGTTCTACACTTGCGCAGATGTAAAAGACTTGAAACTTCCGGCTCGAATGCAGTATCGGTTTGCAGGATGA
- the cas1d gene encoding type I-D CRISPR-associated endonuclease Cas1d — protein sequence MGTIYITQDDAFIGKTDERLTVRASKKTLLDVPLIKVDGVVVLGRATVSPAAVIELLERKIPLSFLTGTGRYLGRLEPELNKNIFVRSAQWKAIAPSQQALHLVRGFVRGKLKNYRNALLRDQREFPNLNLHSALTQLEQAIAPIEKTTSIDSLRGLEGAGSAAYFGSFNQLIRAQGFQFEARRRRPPTDPVNALLSLGYALLRHDIQSAVNLVGFDPYLGYLHVERYGRPSLALDLMEEFRPLVVDAIVLSGLNRRMLSPQDFTTEPLSRAVSLTPEGLRTFLRLYEQKKQSKFKHPVLQTQCTYQEAFEIQARLLAKYLLGETDKYPPLLLK from the coding sequence ATGGGCACTATTTACATCACTCAAGACGATGCCTTCATTGGCAAAACTGATGAACGATTAACCGTGCGTGCCAGCAAGAAAACCTTGCTTGATGTACCCTTGATTAAGGTGGATGGAGTGGTGGTTCTGGGACGGGCAACAGTCTCGCCAGCCGCTGTAATTGAGCTACTGGAACGCAAGATTCCTCTCAGCTTTCTAACGGGAACTGGGCGCTACTTAGGACGGTTAGAGCCGGAATTAAACAAAAACATTTTTGTCCGTTCTGCTCAATGGAAAGCCATTGCTCCATCGCAACAGGCATTGCACTTGGTGCGTGGATTTGTCCGGGGCAAGCTGAAGAATTATCGTAATGCACTGCTGCGAGACCAGCGTGAATTTCCAAACCTCAATTTGCACTCAGCATTGACTCAACTGGAACAAGCGATCGCGCCGATCGAAAAAACAACCTCTATTGATTCCCTACGCGGCTTAGAGGGAGCGGGGAGTGCTGCCTATTTTGGCAGTTTCAATCAACTCATCCGAGCACAAGGCTTTCAGTTTGAAGCTCGTCGCCGTCGTCCTCCAACCGATCCAGTTAATGCTCTGCTGAGTTTGGGCTATGCATTGCTGCGTCATGATATCCAAAGCGCAGTTAATCTGGTCGGGTTTGATCCCTATCTCGGCTATTTGCATGTTGAGCGTTATGGACGTCCCTCCTTAGCATTGGATTTGATGGAAGAGTTTCGTCCCCTAGTGGTCGATGCGATCGTTCTTAGTGGTCTAAATCGGCGGATGCTCTCACCTCAAGACTTCACAACCGAACCTTTGAGCCGAGCTGTTTCACTCACTCCAGAAGGACTTCGCACATTTCTAAGGCTATACGAGCAGAAGAAGCAATCTAAATTCAAACATCCGGTTCTACAAACCCAATGCACCTATCAGGAAGCATTTGAAATTCAAGCACGGCTTCTGGCGAAATACCTGTTGGGAGAAACAGACAAGTATCCACCGTTGTTGTTGAAGTAA
- the cas7d gene encoding type I-D CRISPR-associated protein Cas7/Csc2: MALLKTVDPKFFHQEIPYKPMGKYVHFLTIRVTESYPLFQTDGELNKARVRAGIADKTTISRLSMFKRKQSTPERLVGRELLRSYGLMTAQECEYNVNFAMNNPDCIIYGFAIGDSGSEKSKVVVDTAFSISAFDESHETFTLNAPYENGTMSKQGEVTSRINQQDHIKPQVFFPSIVTLKDPTEANFLYVFNNILRTRHYGAQTTRTGRVRNELIGVVFADGEVVSNLRWTQAIYDQMKADQTLKTPDPLDEDDVMKAAKTTIEALMSEEFIVHTDFIGDTFAPLLNEVKALTGSETGIKQVLQQADQDAKTYFANHVEKPKKSAAKAG, encoded by the coding sequence ATGGCACTTTTGAAAACAGTTGACCCCAAGTTTTTCCACCAGGAAATTCCCTACAAACCGATGGGGAAATACGTTCACTTCCTGACTATCCGTGTCACAGAGTCCTATCCACTTTTTCAAACTGATGGTGAACTGAATAAAGCGCGAGTAAGAGCAGGAATTGCTGACAAAACGACGATTAGCCGCCTTTCTATGTTCAAACGCAAGCAATCTACACCTGAACGCCTAGTCGGTCGGGAACTGCTTCGGAGCTATGGATTGATGACCGCGCAAGAATGCGAGTACAACGTCAACTTTGCAATGAACAACCCTGACTGCATTATCTATGGATTTGCGATCGGGGATTCTGGTTCTGAAAAATCCAAAGTTGTTGTAGATACTGCCTTCTCCATTAGTGCATTTGATGAGTCCCACGAAACATTTACCCTCAATGCTCCTTATGAAAATGGAACAATGAGCAAGCAGGGTGAAGTCACCAGTCGGATCAATCAACAGGACCACATTAAGCCTCAAGTGTTTTTCCCCAGCATCGTGACGCTCAAAGATCCAACTGAGGCAAACTTCTTGTATGTGTTCAACAACATTCTCAGGACACGGCATTATGGCGCTCAGACGACACGTACAGGACGGGTTCGTAATGAATTGATTGGTGTTGTGTTTGCAGATGGTGAGGTTGTAAGTAACTTGCGCTGGACACAAGCCATTTATGACCAGATGAAGGCAGACCAAACCCTCAAAACTCCTGATCCTCTCGATGAGGATGACGTGATGAAAGCAGCAAAGACAACCATTGAGGCACTAATGTCAGAAGAGTTTATCGTTCACACCGATTTTATTGGAGATACCTTTGCTCCTCTCTTAAACGAAGTCAAAGCATTGACGGGAAGTGAGACAGGCATTAAACAGGTTTTACAACAAGCGGATCAAGACGCTAAGACTTATTTTGCCAACCATGTCGAGAAACCTAAAAAGTCTGCTGCAAAGGCGGGGTGA
- the cas6 gene encoding CRISPR-associated endoribonuclease Cas6 encodes MPHSLILNLQPRSPISPGYLTGKHLHALFLTLVSSVDQELGDRLHEQKTEKAFSLSPLQISDQPRQNQILQWKYKQPIPTGTSCWWRISLLDDSLFSHLTPLWLNLNPDHPWHLGPANLQITSILGTAQSNQAWANFSPYAQLYKQASDLTRQLSFTFCTPATFRQGKYDSALPTRECVFHSLLNRWNRYSAMPFPTTLIEYLFPSFFDIRTELVNYPEGKWAGCVGSICYRILGDVDPAAIKQLNTLADFALYAGVGRKTPMGMGMVRRV; translated from the coding sequence ATGCCACACAGTCTCATTCTTAACCTCCAACCTCGATCGCCCATTTCTCCTGGCTATCTGACAGGCAAGCATCTCCATGCGTTGTTTCTAACCTTGGTGAGTTCCGTTGATCAGGAGTTAGGCGATCGCCTCCACGAGCAAAAAACCGAGAAAGCCTTTAGCCTCAGTCCCTTGCAAATTAGCGATCAACCTCGTCAGAATCAGATCTTGCAATGGAAATACAAACAACCGATTCCTACTGGAACTTCATGCTGGTGGCGTATTTCCCTGCTCGACGATTCCCTGTTTAGTCACCTGACTCCACTCTGGCTCAACCTGAATCCTGACCATCCCTGGCATCTCGGTCCTGCAAACCTGCAAATTACTAGCATTCTCGGCACTGCTCAATCTAACCAGGCTTGGGCAAACTTTAGCCCTTACGCTCAACTTTACAAGCAGGCATCCGATCTCACCCGCCAGCTTTCCTTCACCTTCTGCACCCCCGCCACCTTCCGGCAGGGAAAGTATGATTCTGCTCTACCCACACGAGAGTGTGTCTTTCATAGCTTACTGAACCGTTGGAATCGCTACAGCGCCATGCCTTTTCCCACAACCCTGATTGAGTACCTATTTCCCAGTTTTTTTGACATCCGTACTGAATTAGTTAATTATCCAGAAGGCAAATGGGCAGGCTGCGTAGGTAGCATCTGTTATCGCATCCTAGGCGACGTTGATCCAGCCGCTATTAAACAACTCAATACTCTAGCAGACTTTGCCCTGTATGCAGGTGTTGGACGTAAAACTCCAATGGGCATGGGGATGGTACGGCGAGTTTAA